The Tautonia plasticadhaerens nucleotide sequence TGGTTGACCGGGGGGTCACCCCGGCCACCGCCGTCGAGCTGGCCACGTCGCACCCGGCCGGGGCGATCGCCCGCCAGGTCGAGGCCTTCGACTGGCTCATCTCCCGGGAGGACCGCCGGGTCCGCCTGAGCCCGTCGGGCTACCTCGTCGAGGCGATCCGCAAGGACTTCGCCCTGCCCCGGGGGTTCGCCTCCAAGGCCGACCGCGAGGCGAGGCGTCGCGAGTCCGAGGACCTCTTCAGCCAGGGCCACCAGGATCGCCTCAGGGAGCGTGAGCGGGCCGCCCGGGGGAAAGCCGACCGGGAGGCCATCGATCGCTTCTGGGAGGCCCTGGGGCCTTCAGAGCGGTCCCAGGTCGATGACCAGGCTCTCGCCGTGGCCCCCCCGGAGGTCGTCGAGGCTTATCGGGGGATGACCCCGGCCTCGCTCAAGGCCGTCTTCTTCCGGGACACCGTCCGGGACCCGTTCATCCTCGGCCTGATCCGGGGGGATGCTCCGGCGGCGACGTAGGGCCGGAGGGGACTGACCGGATCACCCCTTCTGCCCTGCCCCGGCGGCCCCTGGGATCAGCCGACGCCGACGCCGCCCGAGGTCATCCAGCCGACGGTGTGTCGGAGACCCTCCTCGAAGTCGACGACCGGCTCGAAGTCGAGGTCGGCTCGGATGGCGGACAGGTCGGCCTGGGAGTCCCGGACGTCGCCCGCTCGGGGGGGGCCGAACTCGGGATCGAGGGTCGTGCCGAGCGCGGCGTTGATCGCCTCGACGAGCTGGCGGAGGCTGATCCTCCGGCCGGTGCCGACGTTGAAGACGGCGCCCCCGAGGGGGCGGTCGGCGTGCAGGGCGAGCAGGTTGGCCCGGACGATGTTGGCGACGAAGGTGAAGTCCCGGGTCTGCTCGCCGTCGCCGAGGATCGTCGGGCGGCGGCCCTCGGCCATCGCCCGGACGAACAGCGAGATGACGCCGCTGTAGGGGCTGGAGGGGTCCTGCCTCGGGCCGAAGACGTTGAAGTAGCGGAGGCTGACGGCGTCGAGGCCCATCGTCTGGGCGTAGACGGTCACGTAGTGCTCGCCGGCGAGCTTGCCGGCGGCATACGGGCTGAGCGGCCGGGGGAGCATCCCTTCGTGCTTGGGCAGGGTCTCGGTGTCGCCGTAGGCGCTGCTGGAGGCGGCGAAGACGACCCGGCGGACGGTGCCGGACTGGCGGGCCGCCTCCAGGACGTTGAGGGTGGCCGTCGGCCCGCTGGCGTGGGAGGCCAGGGGCTCCCGGACGGATCTCGGGACGCTCGGGATGGCGGCCTGGTGCAGGACCCCCTCGGCCCCCTCGACGGCCCCCCGGCAGGTCTCGAAGTCGGCGAGATCCCCCTCGACCCATTCGTAGGCATTGCCGAGGTGGTCGAGGTTGGCCCGGTGCCCGGTAGCGAGGTTGTCGACCACCCGGACGCGGTGGCCGTCGGCCAGCAGGGCCTCGACCAGGTGGGAGCCGATGAACCCGGCCCCCCCCGTCACCACGACCAGCCCCTTGGGATGCGTCGTCATCGCGTCAGCTCATCGGTCTCGAAGGATCGGCCAGCGGCCCGTCGCCGGAGGCCCCGGCATTATCGGCCAGCGGGGGAGCGGACCGCACCCCCCTGCCCTGCCACCCCCAGGGGTCGGAGG carries:
- a CDS encoding SDR family oxidoreductase, encoding MTTHPKGLVVVTGGAGFIGSHLVEALLADGHRVRVVDNLATGHRANLDHLGNAYEWVEGDLADFETCRGAVEGAEGVLHQAAIPSVPRSVREPLASHASGPTATLNVLEAARQSGTVRRVVFAASSSAYGDTETLPKHEGMLPRPLSPYAAGKLAGEHYVTVYAQTMGLDAVSLRYFNVFGPRQDPSSPYSGVISLFVRAMAEGRRPTILGDGEQTRDFTFVANIVRANLLALHADRPLGGAVFNVGTGRRISLRQLVEAINAALGTTLDPEFGPPRAGDVRDSQADLSAIRADLDFEPVVDFEEGLRHTVGWMTSGGVGVG